TACACACTTTCATGTCTTGGAGACATATTTTGCAGTGAAATGTCAAGTagtacatacatacagtataagTGACATAAACAATCAGGTACTGCAAAGTCATGCAGTGTTGTGTTGTAAGTTGTATTATATGATGAGAGGCAGTTGTTCAGGTACTAAATTGAAATCCTTAAATAAGACCTGGGTCCTGCGCTTCTTGCTTCTGGAATTGCTCATGCACCAGAGAAGGAGAATCTGAATGGATCTCACAGACACGCATTTCACAAAAGCGCCATCTGCAGGAAAATAGAGATATATCACAAAGTTTGTGCAGATAGAGAGGCATTGTCTTTAGTCTTTGCTTGGTATTGCTTAATCGGTTTTTAAGGAAACAATAACCTGAACTtgtgaaaacagaacaaaatttTTCATCTCCCTTAGGAAAGCACATTAGCAGCTATTTGGCTAttctattttaattattttgtagTATCAAGAGTATTCTTTAAATATACACATGCAAAGTATGCAACAGGTTTTAATATCCCACAGGGTGAGTCACAAGGTCCATGTGGCTAAACGACAAGAAACTGTATTTAATTCACCACCTTTAACAGCCCATATTGGCCCATGTTAGGCTGGCCTTCATCAGCGAGCTTTTCGGTTGGTGCAGAAGGCTCCCTCCATTCTCCTGTGATGCTGACAGCAAATCTCCTGGCTTAGCTGGAGCTCTAGGTAAAGCTGAATACCAGTTATTTGCCATTAGGCAGACCTTGAAACTGCACGCCAATGCATAAAATTTAGACAAATCCTGAAGCTTTAGAGAAAAAGACTTACGTAAAAAGCACAGAACTGTGTTTAACTATTCGCGTTTTATTCACCATTGTGCTGGACTGTGTCAGCACTTTTACAGTGAAATTTGACAAGGGTTTCATGGACATAAGGCATGAGCACAAAGGAGAAAACACATAGCAAAGATACATCTGAATTCTTCATCAGTACCCCTCCCCCAGATCTCCTAACCTCCTAACTCTGTTTTTTCCTTGGGTGTGGCAAAAGCTTATCAATTTACACTGGCCCCATACCTGTTAAACAGGACGGACGTGTAATTGAGGTGGGAGGAGCCACAGAGTGATCAGGCAGTCGAGGCCCCGCCCCATCCCAGAAAAAACAGATTTAAGGCAGGCAGCTTCAGTTAGAGTTACACAGAGGGAGTTCACTTTCCTTCTCTGTGAACCTGCTCCTTCTGgtcttttcttctttttttttctccttctgaCACCCCACTAAGTTACAGAGCACACAATTAGCATGAACACAATGAAGACGTCCTTTAGGACCAGTGGAAGCGTAGCTGGAGGCGGCTattctggtggtggtggtggtggtggtggcagcGTCAGGAAGGCTTACTCCAGCCAATCTGCGATCCTCTCGGGCGGAAGCCGCATGAGCGGTGCAGCTCGGGCTGGTAATATGAGGGGTCTTGGCCAAGGTTTCGGCGGTGGCTCGAACTACACCTACAGCTTTACCTCTGGCGGCGGCGGCGGTGGTGGCGGTGGTGGACTTGGTATGGGCTTAGGTGGTGGCTATGGCGGTGGTCTTGGCTTCGGCGGTGGCGGTGGTGGTGGTTTTGGCGCCGGTGGTGGAGGCGGCTACGGCGGTGGTTTTGGCTTAGGTGGTggcggtggtggtggtggaggctTGGGCTTCGGTGGAGCTGGTGGTGCTGGCTTCATCCCCACCATCACCGCTGTCCAAGTCAACAAGAGCCTGCTGGCCCCCCTCAATCTGGAGATCGACCCTAACATCCAGGTCGTCCGCACTCAGGAGAAGGAGCAGATCAAGACCCTCAACAACCGCTTTGCCTCCTTCATCGATAAGGTCAGTGCTATTGTGCTTCTTTTAGTGCTGTTGCTATAGGAATCAGCATGCTGTGGGATATAGCAGTTTCTGTAAGCTCGATTAACATGGATTAAATAACTATGCAACGTAGTTGCTGCAGGATGCACTTTAGGTTGCATATGAGCTGTTCATCGCTGAGCTCTTGACGTTGAATAGGATTAAGGGAGTCTTTCATTCAAGCTGTTATCAGTCATTAAAGTTTCACAACCTGATCCTTGAATGGCAAATCCCTGTGAGACAATGTGCCTGCTAGAGGGACACTGGATGAGCGTTGTATGTGCAAAAACTTTATCACACCAAACATATTCTTTTGGTAGTGATCAAAACCACGTTTGCGGCATGTTCATGTGAAAAAACAGTGCTGCGCCTCTTACTGGGTTTGCCAAATAGATACAAAGTAATTCTCTCAGGGATAGAGtttggaaacccaaaccttttTCAGGCTGTCACTATCTAAATAAGGGTGGGGATCAGGTTATCATCTGTTCTCCTTCTCCTCTGACTCACCGGCTTCAGAAAGCCGGAGGTGTGCATTATTCCCAAGCTTGCAGACAGGTCAGTGTCTGCCCCCTGTTGGCTGTAAAGTTTTGACTGCAGTTCTTTCCGAGGTGccgtttttaaaatagtttgtcGATGTGATCTTAAAATTTAAGCAAAACCCATACGCAAGAATTTGCCTTCCCCTCTTCTTTTAAATTGAGATGCTTTGCTTAACCTTGACTGGCATTTATGAATTTATTCTTCTCCAATTGcagtaaagaaaaaaacacgTCTTCAGAGACGCTTACGGTTCATTAACTACTCCATGGGCTGTAGACTGCACAAACGTGGCACTTCTGGAGTATCTAAGACACCAGCAAAAGTGGACGAAAGCAAATAAACCACTAGTATGATATACAAACATCATTGTTCTTTTACAGCTTAACTTTACAGTGCTGTTGGTTAACTTTGGTGAGGTTTAACTAAACAAGATCATTCATAAAACTAAGAGTGCCAGGGGCTAAGGTGTGGTGTAATTACCATTGCAGTGACTACACCTAGGGTTGGGTTCTGGTGTGGCAAGCTAGGACAAGAATGCTCAATCTCATCCGCTACAGCAAAGCCTCCTTGGGTGTTGTCTGAATCTTGCACATGTTCCTTGCCCCAAAATGATTTTTGAAAACAGGGGTTGTGCACAGGGAAAGCTTTAACATGTTCAGAATGGTCTATTCGGTGACTTCACTGAGAAGCAACTTTCTAGCTCTGAAATTGACTGTGCCAGCCCCACCCAAATGGCCAGGACTCAGCAACAGTCTGCGGGAGATATTGCTCCTTCTGTAGTAGCTGTAGACTAGCGCATTTAAACTGAACAAAACGAACAGATATTTTTTAGATATCAAACAGTGCTTCAATGTCACTGTGATCAAGCCTACATTTGTTCACAAGAAATAAAAACCAGGAATGAGGAGGAAGATTCTGGAAATGCTGCGGTTCAACCATTTCCcacatttctctctctccctcagttTGGACTTCTGGCTAATACTATACTACGATACTATTCTCATAACCTTCTTACTTTCATATTTCCTCAGGTGCGGTTCCTGGAGCAGCAGAACAAGATGCTTGAGACCAAGTGGAGCCTTCTTCAGGATCAGACCACCACCACCTCCAATATCGATAGCATGTACGAGGCCTACATCGCCAACCTCCGCAGGCAGCTCGACGGCCTGGGCAACGAGAAGGTCCGGCTAGAGGGTGAACTAAAGAACATGCAGAACCTGGTGGAAGATTTCAAGAACAAGTAAGGAATAACAATCTCTTTGATGCTCCAATAAAGGCTCAATAGAAGTCAAGCGAGCAGGAAGTTTTATCATGTTATTTCAGAAGAGTAATATATTCTAGTCAAGATTCTTATCTGTCCTTTCTCTGTAGATATGAAGATGAAATCAACAAGCGTGCCACAGTAGAGAATGACTTTGTCCTGCTCAAGAAGGCAAGTAGTTTACAGCTACCATGTTATAATATCTTTGTTTGTTAGGCAGGCTTGAATAAAACCTAATTTTTCTCAACACCATTCCAGGATGTTGACGGCGCTTACATGAACAAGGTGGAATTGGAAGCCAAGGTTGACGCCCTTCAGGACGAAATCAATTTCCTCCGGGCTATCTACGAAGCGGTGCGGGCATTTCTGCAGTCTGAACTGTCAAAGTAATTCTTTTTTCCAGTAGAAGCAGGCAACATGTCATCCTTTTCTgttttctattttaggagctgcAAGAACTGCAGGGTCAGATCAAGGACACCTCAGTGGTGGTGGAGATGGATAACAGTCGCAACCTGGACATGGATGCCATCGTGGCTGAAGTGCGCGCCCAGTATGAAGATATCGCCAACCGCAGCCGTGCAGAGGCTGAGTCGTGGTACAAACAGAAGGTGTGTGATTTTTGTGAACTTGTCCCATATCACCCGCCTAGATGATTAACATTTAGCAGCCTATTTACTACTCTGTGCCTTTTATTCCAGTATGAGGAGATGAAGAGTTCTGCTGGCGTGTATGGAGATGACCTTCGCAACACCAAGGCTGAGATTGCAGAACTGAACCGCATGATTACCCGCCTGCAGAATGAGATCGAGGCAGTCAAGGCGCAGGTGAGATGCTAAATACCGCATATAATTATTTCCGTCAGAAGGAAGACAAATCATGTTTATGCTAGGTGGGAGAGTTGCACAATGTATGTGAAACACATCGGATTGAGGGAAAACTCAATAGTAAAACTCTCACATTCGTTTTGGATAGCGGGTTAACTTGGAAGGTCAGATTGCGGAAGCCGAGGAGCGTGGAGAGCTAGCAGTGAAGGACGCCAAAGCTCGCATTAAGGATCTAGAGGACGCCCTGCAGAGAGCTAAGCAGGAAATGGCACGCCAGGTGCGTGAGTACCAGGAACTTATGAATGTGAAGCTGGCCCTGGACATTGAGATCGCCACCTACAGGAAACTTCTGGAAGGAGAAGAGGACAGGTAAGAGAGAAGCATTAGAAATCTTCTAAATACTATTACCATTCTTCAGGTGGCAGACAGCTTAAAATTCATGTCTATTTCTAATCTCCAAAGGATCTCGTCTGGAGGTGGAAGTGCCACTATTCATGTGCAGCAGTCATCTagcggtggtggtggtggcggcgGCGGTGGTAAGTGTTCTTCATACTTTTCTTCTATCAACGCGTTGCCCATTGCCTGCTAAAGCTGGGAGAGTGGACTGTAGACTATATGATAATGTAGCATCACAATTTGGGTTGCACATTGTACAGATAAATGAAGTGAACAGTTTGTGTAAATGAGACTCAAATGCATCTATCACGACGTCTGACGTCTTTCTCTGTTTCAGGATTCGCCCTGGAATCTGCCCTCGGCGGTGGTGGAGGAGGTTATGGCTTCGGCCTTGGCggtggaggtggaggtggtGGGGGCTACGGCATGGGCTTCGGCAGCGGCGGTGGTGGGGGTTACAGCATCGGCGGGGGCTCCGGCATTGGAGGAGGCCTCGGCGGCGGAATGGGAAGTGGTGGCTCTACCATCAGCAAGTCCAGGATGACCACTACCTCTACTAATAGATTGTACTAGAGAGGAGACCCTCCTACCCCACAATCCCTACCTAATGCAAGCCCATGCACATCCATAAATGCAAATTATGTTACTGTTTCTCCCTTTACACATAACGACAGAGCTTTCACTGGTCTCGAGTGCTAGGAACATGCATCCTGCCTAGATTTTCACACACGATGGCACATTCTGGGGAAAGAAAATACAAAGAGATGAAACTCATTTTCTGTGGCTGGAATCAACTTCGACATTATTTCCTCTTACATTAAGTCAAGGCTGcggaaaaataccaaaacatgaTTTCTCAGCCACTTTTCCTAAGTTttatttcttccttcatttcacCAACACAGatctatggaaaaaaaagttaACAAGAGATAAAGCTGGACCAAGGACTGGTAATGAGTGGCAATGAAATATGTCACTGTTCCAAAGTATTTGGAATAGTAAAAGTCAATGCTTGTGCAATAGCAGGGAGTGACAGTGTCATGGTAACAGAACAGCAGCTGTAACACTGATCTCACACTGTGGTGCTGGCCAGCCATACTGCAGATGTACCAAAAGCAGCTCTGAGAGAGACCGACAGCTCATGTAGAGAGACCGACACACAGACGGATGTCATATTTCTGTCCACTTCTGTCCTAGTGCCCCTTGACTCTGTGGGGCCTTTGTGTGGCCAAAATGGAAATTCGAGGCGTCTTTTCCCACGAAGGAGGCAGTCTGTGCTGAACTAGCCTTAAGAAACCCAGAGGGCCAAATTCAGTTTTTGCTCtttcacttttttatttttttttgccagggACGACACCAGAAAGGGTTGTAAACGGCTTCctttttttgttgtattttgtttcTTTGAAATTTGAGCAAAATAAAAAGCTGACTGTCATGACCAGATTTGTGCTAATTGACAATGTAACACCAACATTCTGAATAAATCTGAGTACAATTACATTTTATGGTCTCAAGTGTCTTATTTCAGGCTTGAATATAATATTTTACTGCTTGAAACAACTGAAACTGTTACATGTtatatatgtacagtactgtgcagaagTCTTATGCAGCCAAAGATGTTTAGTTGTGCTAAACTCATCCCAGTCTTTTCAGTGACCATCCAATACTCCCATATATATTTTGACTCAACCACTTTTGTTTTGAGCAAATGTGTACCTACTAACCAGATAAATAACTTTAAACATATTTTTTGACCGTCCAtgacttttgcatagtattgTATGTATGACTGTGACAAGAATGAGCAGTTTGAAGATGAATATATGGATgaatatttacagtatataacAAGAAATCTagaattaatccataataaacataataaagccATAAGCCTCTGCATTGGTGTGCCACACTAAGAAGGTATGCTGTGTCCCATTGACTTAGAAGGCAATGCTGTTTCATCGCAGCATGGATTCCTCTTACCCCATACTGgcaaagacataaactgcataaaGTAACCAGGCTGGGACACAGACCCCCTTTCTGACTCACAACTCCAGTTAGGAAAGTCATTCTTCCCTCCAATGCACTGTTGCTAAAAACAATCTCATGAAGTTAATGGATCTGATTTCTGATTGGTTGGCCCGAATCAGGATGTTAAAAAGCATCTTTTCCCAACTTGGGCCACAGTTCAGACACCCTAAGAAAAAGCTGTTGAGAAATAAGTCATCTGTTGACAGTTATGGATACATTTTCTGGtaaccagaaaaaaaaagcatatgagtatttggaaccattcagttgttttaCGTATCTGCTTATCCGTACAGCGtcagaggggcagaggagacctgGGGAACGTCACTTCACAGCAAGGCGCAGACATGACATACATAACCATGCCAGCACAAATATATAGAACCAGGGGACTCAATCCCGAGGCCTTAAAGGCAGGAGGCCACAATGGTGCCAAAAGTACAATTTCTGCTTCAGTTGTCTTCAGAGGCTCCGAACTGCTGAATAAAACAAATGGAATCTTGGGCTGATTAATCACAACTTAAGCTCTGGATATTTTTAATATGATTCCATTGGTATCAAGCTACATCCCTTGAAACATTCAGAGTGAAGCTCATTTTGTATCATCAGTCTTCGCAAATTCTGTAACCCcacaataaaataacaaaaacatatttggatggattattttataAACAGGTTAGTAGGAAAACAGTTACTGATCCTTTAAAATGACATTTAGCCATTTTgcctcttttatttcaaatacttTTCCGCAGTTTCATCACAGTCCTAAAATCTAGCAGTCTTAAAATTAACTGCAGAAGCTGAAGCTGAGTTACAACATATGTGTGCAAGTTCAGGGCCACCACATGTATTGCAAGGGCAAACCGGTGACTAGGGGCCCTCTGATATTGCATAGACATCACATAGGTTAGCTTTGACCATGCAAACTGCTTAACAGGgtggtgctggcagtgaaatGGCACAAATATAGCAAATGGCAAGTCCCAGATGAGACGAATTCCCCTTATTGAAGTGTGACTGATATTTGGCTGAGATGGACAGATGACCGAGCAGTAGTATGAGTGAGATATTCAGATGTTAGTAGTCGAAATGGGAAGCAACTGATGAACCACAACaagctggatgagctgcaaGTATCAACCTGTACAAAACAATGAATGGGCAGCCGGCAGACTGAAAGTGACAAAAGATATCTGCATAAATATTTCAAAGAAGCACTAAAGAACCTATTTGCAACAGAATGAATACTGCGTCCCGAGGGGAAACTGGGTTTTCAATGATCCGATCTTCCTCTCTGTGAGACACGGAGACACTTGTACAGATGAGTGCAAAGGTCACAGAACAGAGTTGGCCAATGACCCTATAGCGGTCAGGGATAAGGACCTGTTGGTAATATCTCTCTGCCAGCCAGGAGGATCTAACCAGGGATCTTGTGATCAGCGGCAGAGGCTGCTAACCTACAAAGCAGCCCAGATGCTGAGAGCGATAGGTAGCTGCCCCAACAGAGCAAGGAGCCATAATAAATCCAGAAACCTGATCTGTCTAAATTAAAACAATCATTTTACCAGTGCTATAATATATGACTGCCACATGAGCTGTGTCTGTGTTTCGGAGGAGCGGTGGGGCCCTCCCCAAAGAACTGTGATTAATAGTGATGCACGCGACAGGAATGTTATTTGCGAGTTGAATAAACCGCAGTTCATGGAGTGTTTTTCACGAGCTTCGGGAAAAGCTCCAGCGAATGTGTCCGTGCCGAGCAGCAGGAGCCGATAAAGCGGCTTCATAACGCTGGGGGCTTGAACTGCCTCCGTCAGGAAGTGAACTGCATGTGTGAAACACTGCACAACTGCATTACTGTATGGTTTAGCAGCACTGTGTTTTGTGTGAACCTTGCACGTTAAACCTTCACCTGCTGTGAAGTCTGACGGTCTCACTGATAATTAATGATGTTATAATTGTGCTAGTAGTGTTCTTCCTGGTTATGGAGCCAAGGCCCTTGATTGCATCTGCATGATCTCAGTGGCCTTTAGTACCAGGACACTCACTCAGAGTCTACCATGCAAGGTTGCTGGAAGGTACCAGGTCTTCAGTATTGAATATactatgtatatacacacagacagacagacagacagacagacatagccacacacacacacacacagtatacagtactgtgcaaaagtcttaggcactcaaaagaaatgtttaatgatatttatctgggtagtaagtgcacattttcataaaacaaaaacatatagtttaacataagaacatatgaaaattacgagtaacacaataaaaactagcaaaaatgtcttctgttaTCCAAAAATTTagtgatatctagttggatggctagataaacaccgcttcagttccaaaacttctcctcagtggcacctcagccattccatgtatttattaaatttcaccatcagctcgcttaattaattaacttaattagttaaaaaagtgaacgagatattgaatagatatatgaggttggccagtggtcaggtcaaaaaaCACACGGGTGTATTGTATGGCTGCTGGAAATAacagggttattttagcagaggttttgaaatggctgagctgacacactttgccaggcgtaacagcatagttttacaccaacatgacagttatttaaatatatatatgtttttgattGCCTAAgacttgcacagtactgtgtgtgtgtgtgtgtgtatatattactTATTATATCTGATTAAATGGAGTCCTAAACATCTAGCACAGACCCCAGGAATGACACTACTAGTTTAACTATACTGCCCTCTGCTGTGTGAATTGTGACTGTAACAATAAGCACATTCCGGTATTGAAGCCCACTTGACTTCACTAATCCATTTTCTGCATATTACAAAAAAATTCacaattaatattattatattccTGCATGGAATTCAGTAGTTTTCATCACGAAATTTAAGATGTCTGAGTAATTCAATTAAAATCAGATAAATCATAATGAAATGAATGCTTTGGGTTTTAGAAAAATTAATCATAAAGTTGTCTTGCTATTGTAATTgctaaaaaaaatcagcagttcCATATTGATGGAATTCATGTCATATGGAAACAGTAACTAGCCCAGTGAGTCATCATCAAGGTGACTAGTTCAGGATTATGAGGAGCCCGGGGCTACCTTAGAAAGCATAGGGCCGCAGGCGAGCGGacacctggggggaggggggagggcacatacacacacactgctcaaCCCAGAGAGATCAGTTAGCCAAAATTGAATACctctggactgtgggaggacagTGGAGAACCCAGAGGGAGGCCATGTGACAGGAGTGGGGTGACAGTGCTAGTCAGTGGGTTCTGTGAAATATCAAGAAGGAAAAGAACTTATAATAGCATTGCATGTATGATTTCTACTAGGTGGGAAAGTAAACAGAATCATAGAACACTTGGGAGAGAGGAGGAACTGGGGCTTTATTTGGGTACAGAAATGGAGAGGGGGCTTTAAGTGTAGGAAGAAAGGAAAACAACAGATTCAGTTCCATGCCAGCACAAGTGGACAACAGGAAAACACAATGGAGGCTGGGTCTAAGACAGGCTCCAGAGAGGAGTTTTAGGGTTATGGTTGCTCAAGGTTAGGGTTTGGTATCAGGGCTAGGGTTTGGGAGAGGTGAATTCCTGGGTGTGTATTTTTGGGTCAATGGAAAGAACAAAAACATCATTATATCATTAGTAATAGACAAAGATGAAGCGGCTGATTGTCCATGTCACCTGACTTAGCCTGGCCGGCCCAGCTCACAGTGCCATACTGATTTTTCACAAACACAGATTACAATCTGCCTGCACCAATCTTTTACACTGTTTGCTCTGTAAAATGTTCAATATGCACAAAACAAAGATTGTAGATTTAGTTTAGAAGTCTGCTAACTTCCTGAGTATGAAGTGAGAAAATTCCAGCACTGTAATTGTTATTTTAAACTGCTCATAGTTTTATATTTTAAGAGATTATATCCAATGAGTGAAGGTTTTGGATTAGAGTTTTACGTGTATATTCTTGCTGTTTTATGCTAATAAGAGCTTAGTTTTTCATATCCTAACTGCTCTCTTCCTTGGTAACTCAGGCTGTCACACAACACTGGGCCTTGAAATAATATACATCTGTATTGATGTATTACATCAAAGTAAGGCAATCTCAGAAAATCCATGAATACTGCACTTCTCTAAGCAGAATATCCCCGTCAAATGAGTGAATAGTAACATCAATCTATCTTGGTGTTCCTATGTTGCAGTTGCTCTGGGGTTGTCAGGGTCGAAGGTCATGATCTCCATATGGATGAGGCCTAGGTAAAAAGAAACATTCTACATTAATGGCGATTAACAAATGTTTGCTAGTTACATTACGTTAAACAGTGATAAATCATCACATTTTCTTTGGGCTTGTACATCCTTCTTTTTACAAACATTTCAGAAAGCAGCAGGTGCTGGTCTGCAGATGCA
This genomic stretch from Brienomyrus brachyistius isolate T26 chromosome 6, BBRACH_0.4, whole genome shotgun sequence harbors:
- the krt5 gene encoding keratin, type II cytoskeletal 5 — translated: MNTMKTSFRTSGSVAGGGYSGGGGGGGGSVRKAYSSQSAILSGGSRMSGAARAGNMRGLGQGFGGGSNYTYSFTSGGGGGGGGGGLGMGLGGGYGGGLGFGGGGGGGFGAGGGGGYGGGFGLGGGGGGGGGLGFGGAGGAGFIPTITAVQVNKSLLAPLNLEIDPNIQVVRTQEKEQIKTLNNRFASFIDKVRFLEQQNKMLETKWSLLQDQTTTTSNIDSMYEAYIANLRRQLDGLGNEKVRLEGELKNMQNLVEDFKNKYEDEINKRATVENDFVLLKKDVDGAYMNKVELEAKVDALQDEINFLRAIYEAELQELQGQIKDTSVVVEMDNSRNLDMDAIVAEVRAQYEDIANRSRAEAESWYKQKYEEMKSSAGVYGDDLRNTKAEIAELNRMITRLQNEIEAVKAQRVNLEGQIAEAEERGELAVKDAKARIKDLEDALQRAKQEMARQVREYQELMNVKLALDIEIATYRKLLEGEEDRISSGGGSATIHVQQSSSGGGGGGGGGFALESALGGGGGGYGFGLGGGGGGGGGYGMGFGSGGGGGYSIGGGSGIGGGLGGGMGSGGSTISKSRMTTTSTNRLY